CATGGACACCAAGGTACTCCTGCCTCAGGACAGAAGCTGTCCGCATACCTCCTTAGTCTGGCTTCGGGGGCACATTCAACACAGGCTCAGGCTGGAATGAGCGGCACAACGAAGGGCGGGAGCAGGGATGGAACGGGATGCGGAAGCGGCAGCGGAGGCTGCGGGACTGGCCGGGCCGAAGGGCGGACTGAACGTCCCGGCCGCGCTCGCAGACCAACTGCGGTGGCACTGGGAGAACCAGGCCCGTCCGCGGCTGGAGGGGCTGAGCGACGAGGAGTACTTCTGGGAGCCTGTCCGCGGGTGCTGGAGCGTGCGGCCCCGGGGAACGGGGACGGCGTCGATCCAGGCGGGTTCGGGAAATTTCACCATCGACTTTGAGTATCCGGAACCGGTGCCTGCTCCCTTCACCACGATTGCGTGGCGGCTTGGACACCTCCTGGTGGGGGTGTTGGGAGTCCGGAACGCCGCGCACTTTGGCGGCCCGGAGGTTAGCTACGCGGACTTCGACTATCCCGGCACCGCCGCCGGGGCGCTGGAGTTGCTGGATCAGTACTACGGGACGTGGATCCATTCCATCTCCGGCCTGGACGAAGCGGCGCTCGCCGCTCCGGTGGGCGAGTCCGAGGGGCCCTGGGCGGCGGAGCCGATGGCCACCCTGGTGCTGCACATTAACCGCGAGATGATCCATCACCTGGCCGAGACCGCGCTGTTGCGCGATCTCTACGCCCACCGGCAGCGGTAGCCGGGCGGGGACCGGTGTCGTCCCAGGCATAGTGCGAGGGGAGCGGAGGAAGATGGCCGTTGCCGTCACGCCGCACAGCAATGACCGTTGCCGTGGACAGCAGAAGGAGGAAGGAGAAGCCAGCAACCAGAAGGAGGAAAGTAACCATGTGTCCATGGTCGGCGGCGCATCCACAAAGAATAAGTGGCAGAAAGGACCATTACCGTCAAGATACTGCCATGCTGGTCCCCATGCTCAGATCCGTAGCCCTGATAGTGCTCGACGGCGCCGCGCCGTTCGAGCTCAGCGTGATCGCCGAGGTCTTCGGGATCAACCGTTCGGACCGCGGGACCGGAGTCCCGGCCTTCGACTTCCGGATCTGCACCCCGGTGCCCGGGACAGTGCAGACCAAGACCGGATTCAGCATCAACATCGACACCGGGCTGGAAGCTGCCGCCGACGCGGACCTGGTGGTCGTGGCGCCGGTCGGAGATCACTGTCCGCCGCGGACGGGGGCGCCTTCCGAAGTGCTGGGCACCCTCCGGGATGCCGCGCTGCGGGGCGCCTGGGTGATGAGTATCTGCTCGGGAGCGTTTGTGCTTGCCGAAGCCGGGCTGCTGGACGGCCGCCGGGCAACCACGCACTGGATGTACTCCGCTGAACTGGCCGCAGCCTATCCCGCCGTCCGTGTGAACGAGGACGTGCTGTACGTGCAGGACGGAAAAATCATCACCAGTGCCGGCACCGCAGCAGGCATCGACGCCGCTTTGCATCTGGTGCGCCTGGAACTCGGGGCCAAAGCCGCCGCCGCCATTGCCCGGGACATGGTGGTTCCCCCGCACCGCGAAGGCGGGCAGGCGCAGTACATCGACAGGGCAGTGCCTGAGCTGGCCTGCGGGACCCTGGGCCCCGTCCTGGAGTGGGTGGGGGAGCATCTGGCCGAGGAGCACACGGTCAAGGAGATGGCCGGCCGGGCCGCCATGTCCCCGCGCACCTTCGCCCGCCGGTTCCGGGCCGAAACCGGCACGACTCCCGCCGCCTGGATCACTGCCCAGCGGGTCCTCCGGGCGCAGGAGCTGCTCGAAGACACCGATCTCAGCGTGGAGGAGGTGGCGGGGATCAGCGGTTTCGGGCAGCCGGAACTGCTGCGCCACCATTTCCACCGCAGTGTGGGAACCAGTCCGGCGGCCTACCGCAGGACGTTCCGCGGCACGAACCCGCGCCCTGCCGAAGCGGGGCGGGGGTGAGGAGAAAGCTCCGGAAAGGTTGCACCCGTTGCGTACGTACCGTCCGGTCGGTACGCTCGGCGGACAGCGTGATCCAGCTACTCAAGGGAGAGACATGACCGAGGTTCCGGCACCACCTGTTCAGCGCACCGCCGTCGTTACGGGAGCGGGACGCGGCATCGGCGCCGCCGTTGCCGCCCGGCTCGCGGCTGACGGCCACCGCGTGGCCGTCCTTGACCTCCGCGAAGAAGACACCGCGGGCACGGTTGAGGCCATCAACAACTCGGGCGGCAAGGCGGTGGGGGTGGGTGCTGATGTGTCCGACGCCGACGCCGTTGACGCCGCCGTGGCCCGCATCACCGAAGAGCTCGGCGCACCCACGATCCTCGTCAATAACGCCGGCATCCTGCGGGACAACCTGCTGTTCAAGATGACCGAGACGGACTGGGATGCGGTCATGGGCGTCCACCTGCGCGGAGCATTTCTGATGAGCCGCGCCGTGCAGGTCCACCAGGTGCGGGAAAAATGGGGGCGGATCGTCAACCTGTCCAGCACCTCCGCGCTGGGCAACCGGGGGCAGGCCAACTATTCCGCGGCCAAGGCCGGGCTGCAGGGCTTCACCAAAACCCTGGCCATCGAACTGGGCCGGTACAACGTGACGGTCAACGCCATTGCGCCGGGCCTGATCGAAACCGACATGACCCGGTCCACGGCGGAACGGATGGGTGTTGCCTACGAAGATTTCATGGCGCGCGCAGCCGCTGACATTCCGGTGGGACGGACGGGAAAGCCCGCCGACATCGCGGCGGCGGCATCATTTTTTGTCCGGGAAGAAGCATCCTTCGTCTCCGGACAGGTGCTCTATGTCGCCGGCGGACCGAGAGGCTGACAATGGCACACTTTACTTCCGTGGAGGAGCTGGAGTCCGCCGTCGGGCAGCGGGAAACCAGCGAATGGATCACCATCGACCAGGAACGCATCAGCCGGTTCGCCGACGCCACCGACGACCACCAGTGGATCCACCTCGACCCGGAGCGTGCTGCCGCGGGGCCCTTCGGAACCACCATTGCCCACGGTTTCCTGGTCCTGTCGCTGCTGCCGGCGCTGACGGCCGGACGGCTGAGCGTGGACGGAGCGGTCATGGGCATCAACTACGGGCTGGACCATGTGCGGTTTCCCCATCCGGTTCCAGTCAATGGCCGGGTGCGTGCGGTGTCCGAACTGGCAAAGGTTGAAACCACCCGCCAGGGCATCCGAATCGTCACGGGAATCACCATTGAGCTGGAGGGGGCGGACAAGCCGTCCGTCGTCGCTGAATGGATCACCCTGTATGTCCTGGGCTGAGCGCTGATGACCCAATGAGCGAAGGGTCCCCATGAACAAGGGGACCCCATGAAAAAAGGGACCTGCCCGTCCACCACGGGCAGGTCCCTTTCTTCATGTTCCGGCGACCGCATGCGGCCGCCGGTGCCTACTGCGGAATGCCGTTTTCCGGCATGGCGGGACGTTCCTCGGTGTAGGGGCTGACCGAGTCGCCTTCCACCGCATACGGAGTTCCGGTGTAGGACTGCACGCCGCCGGAGACGAGAGTGATCATTCCTCCCGTGTAACCGGCATGGCTGTCAGCACTGAAGCCCAGCGGGACGTGCCCGTTGCCTTTGACGTTGCCCGATTCCAGGGCTTCCAGCAGGGAATCCCGCGTCGGGTTCTCGCCGGCTTCATGCAGCGCCTCAACAAAGAGGTAACCAAGGGACATCCCGAAGATCGTATTGCCGTCAAACGCCGCCCCCGGGTTGTACTCCTCGTTGATTTCCTTGAACTTTTCCGTCCATTCGTCCGCTTCGTCGGAGTAGGCCGGAAGGTAATTGGCGCTGATGAACCCTTCCAGGAGCTTGTCCGTGTTTTCGCCAAGGTAGCTCGACAGGGTGTTGTAGTCGCCGCCCGCTGATGACGCCGCCCACTTCGGGAAGTAGCCAAGCTTGGCGGCGGTTCCGATGGCCTGGGCGCTGAAGCCGTTGATCGAGGCCAGGAAGTTCACCTCGCAGCCGGCCGCCTGCATGGCGCTGATCTGGGCTGCAACGTCAGTGTTGGCGGTGGAATACACCTGTGAACTGGCAAGCCCGTCACTGCCCAGCGCCGCTTCGAGTCCGGTCTTGAAGTCCGCCCCAAAATCGTCGTCCTGTCCAAACAAGCAATAGGTGGCGTCAGGGAATTCCTCCTGCACGTAGGTGGCCAGGACCTTGGACTCGGTGTCGTAGTCCTGCATAAAGCCGTAGGTGTAGGGGTACTCCTCCGGCTGGTTCCAGGTGGGGCTCCCGGAGGCGACAAAGAGGTCCGGAACCTCGTTGTCGTTCAGGAAATCCAGCACCGAGCTGTGCGGGGGAGTGCCCAGTCCGCCGAGGATCGCGAACACTTCGTCCTGGAGCACCAGCTCCCGCACCACGCTTTGCGTGTTGGCCGGGTTATAGCCGTCGTCCTTGACGCTGTACTCAATGCTGCGGCCATGGACTCCGCCGTTGTCATTGACGTAGTCGAAATAGGCCTTCGTTGCCGGCGATATGGACGAGTATCCGGAGGCAGCCGGTCCCGTCAACGGCTGGTGGGTGCCCACCGTGACGGTGGTGTCGGTAATCCCGGGGACGTCTTCAGCGGCTGCCGGTTCGCCGTCTCCGGAGGAACCGCAGGCTCCCAGGACGAGGGCCGCCGTGACTGCGGCGGCAAGGACTGAGTACTTGGAACTGGTCATGGCTGGCCTTTCGTAGTGGTGAGTTGCGGTTGCAGGGGAAGCGTTGAGGGTGCCGGAGCGGCGGTGGGGTGCCTGCCGCGGACCCGGCGTGCCGCGGTGGACAGCAGTCCCTGGATGCCGCGCGGAGCGAGCAGGATCACCAGGACGAGGATGGTGCCGAACACCGCGATGGCCAGGTTTCCGTCCAGCCGCTGTGCGGCGTCGGCGGACACCGGAAGGTCTGCGGTGAAGGAATTGATGGAGTGGGGCAGGAACACCATGATCAGGGCACCCCATACGGCGCCGGTGAGGGAACCGATGCCGCCGATGACGGCCGCCATCAGCAGGTACAGGGACAGGACCAGGGAGTACGCTCCGGGACTGGCGCTTTGGGTGATGTAGGCGAGGAGCCCGCCGCCCAACCCGGCAGCGGCCGCGCTGACGGTGAAGGAGATGATCTTGGTCCGGGCCACGTTCACTCCGGACAGCGCTGCGGCCGCATCATTGTCCCGCACGGCCCGCAGCTGGCGGCCGAAGCGTCCGCGCAGCAGGTTGTTCAGCACGGCCATGACGGCGACGGCGCAGAGGATGGCCAGCCAGGACTGCCACTGTTCGTTGCTGACGATGCCACGGAGGGCTGCCGGACGCTTTTCCACCGTGATCCACAGTCCCTGGTCGCCGCCGAGCACTCCGGAGAACGTGCTGGTGACCGCGGGAATGGCCACGACAAGTGCGAGCGTGAAGCCGGCGAGGTACGGGCCGTGCAGCCGTCCCGCGGCGCAGCCGATGATCAGCCCCAGCACTGCGGCTCCCAGGACAGCCGCGGCAAGCGGGGCCAGCAGAAGGACCGGACCTTCGATTCCTGACTCCGCCATGGCGTTGGCGCAGAGTGCGTAGCTGTAGGCGCCGCCGGCCATCAGCGCCGCCTGCCCGAGCGAAAGCTGCCCGCCGCTGCCGGTGAGCACGGTCAGCCCGGCAACCGCGCACAGGTAGGCGCACACGGTGGCCAGCTGGTAGGACACAAAAGGTTCGAGCCCGAAGGTCAGGCCGATCAGGGCTGCCGC
This genomic interval from Arthrobacter citreus contains the following:
- a CDS encoding DinB family protein, whose product is MERDAEAAAEAAGLAGPKGGLNVPAALADQLRWHWENQARPRLEGLSDEEYFWEPVRGCWSVRPRGTGTASIQAGSGNFTIDFEYPEPVPAPFTTIAWRLGHLLVGVLGVRNAAHFGGPEVSYADFDYPGTAAGALELLDQYYGTWIHSISGLDEAALAAPVGESEGPWAAEPMATLVLHINREMIHHLAETALLRDLYAHRQR
- a CDS encoding ABC transporter substrate-binding protein; the protein is MTSSKYSVLAAAVTAALVLGACGSSGDGEPAAAEDVPGITDTTVTVGTHQPLTGPAASGYSSISPATKAYFDYVNDNGGVHGRSIEYSVKDDGYNPANTQSVVRELVLQDEVFAILGGLGTPPHSSVLDFLNDNEVPDLFVASGSPTWNQPEEYPYTYGFMQDYDTESKVLATYVQEEFPDATYCLFGQDDDFGADFKTGLEAALGSDGLASSQVYSTANTDVAAQISAMQAAGCEVNFLASINGFSAQAIGTAAKLGYFPKWAASSAGGDYNTLSSYLGENTDKLLEGFISANYLPAYSDEADEWTEKFKEINEEYNPGAAFDGNTIFGMSLGYLFVEALHEAGENPTRDSLLEALESGNVKGNGHVPLGFSADSHAGYTGGMITLVSGGVQSYTGTPYAVEGDSVSPYTEERPAMPENGIPQ
- a CDS encoding branched-chain amino acid ABC transporter permease produces the protein MNPLKSLLLAAAAAAALIGLTFGLEPFVSYQLATVCAYLCAVAGLTVLTGSGGQLSLGQAALMAGGAYSYALCANAMAESGIEGPVLLLAPLAAAVLGAAVLGLIIGCAAGRLHGPYLAGFTLALVVAIPAVTSTFSGVLGGDQGLWITVEKRPAALRGIVSNEQWQSWLAILCAVAVMAVLNNLLRGRFGRQLRAVRDNDAAAALSGVNVARTKIISFTVSAAAAGLGGGLLAYITQSASPGAYSLVLSLYLLMAAVIGGIGSLTGAVWGALIMVFLPHSINSFTADLPVSADAAQRLDGNLAIAVFGTILVLVILLAPRGIQGLLSTAARRVRGRHPTAAPAPSTLPLQPQLTTTKGQP
- the fabG gene encoding 3-oxoacyl-ACP reductase FabG — its product is MTEVPAPPVQRTAVVTGAGRGIGAAVAARLAADGHRVAVLDLREEDTAGTVEAINNSGGKAVGVGADVSDADAVDAAVARITEELGAPTILVNNAGILRDNLLFKMTETDWDAVMGVHLRGAFLMSRAVQVHQVREKWGRIVNLSSTSALGNRGQANYSAAKAGLQGFTKTLAIELGRYNVTVNAIAPGLIETDMTRSTAERMGVAYEDFMARAAADIPVGRTGKPADIAAAASFFVREEASFVSGQVLYVAGGPRG
- a CDS encoding MaoC family dehydratase; translated protein: MAHFTSVEELESAVGQRETSEWITIDQERISRFADATDDHQWIHLDPERAAAGPFGTTIAHGFLVLSLLPALTAGRLSVDGAVMGINYGLDHVRFPHPVPVNGRVRAVSELAKVETTRQGIRIVTGITIELEGADKPSVVAEWITLYVLG
- a CDS encoding GlxA family transcriptional regulator; translated protein: MLRSVALIVLDGAAPFELSVIAEVFGINRSDRGTGVPAFDFRICTPVPGTVQTKTGFSINIDTGLEAAADADLVVVAPVGDHCPPRTGAPSEVLGTLRDAALRGAWVMSICSGAFVLAEAGLLDGRRATTHWMYSAELAAAYPAVRVNEDVLYVQDGKIITSAGTAAGIDAALHLVRLELGAKAAAAIARDMVVPPHREGGQAQYIDRAVPELACGTLGPVLEWVGEHLAEEHTVKEMAGRAAMSPRTFARRFRAETGTTPAAWITAQRVLRAQELLEDTDLSVEEVAGISGFGQPELLRHHFHRSVGTSPAAYRRTFRGTNPRPAEAGRG